The genomic stretch CCCGATGGACGTGATGCGTACCGGTTGCTCGTTCCTTGGCAACATCGAACCGGAGAAGGACTTCTCCGAGCAGCGCGACAAGACCGACCGCCTGCTGGCCGCGTTCCCGGCGATCATGTGCTACTGGTATCGCTTCAGCCACGACGGCAAACGCATCAATTGCGTGACCGACGAGCAGTCCATCGGCGGCCATTTCCTGCACCTGCTGCACGACGAGAAACCGAGCGAGCTGCACGTCAAGGTGATGAACGTGTCGCTGATCCTCTACGCCGAACACGAGTTCAACGCTTCGACCTTCACCGCTCGGGTATGCGCTTCGACCCTGTCCGACCTGTATTCCTGCGTCACGGCGGCCATCGGTTCGCTGCGCGGCCCGCTGCACGGCGGCGCCAACGAAGCGGCGATGGAAATGATCGAGCGCTTCTCGTCGCCGGAAGAGGCGATCAAAGGCACCCTCGGCATGCTCGAGCGCAAGGACAAGATCATGGGCTTCGGCCACGCGATCTATAAGGACAGCGATCCACGCAACGAGGTGATCAAGGGCTGGTCGAAAAAACTCGCCGACGAAGTGGGCGACAAGGTGTTGTTCGCGGTTTCGGAAGCCATCGACAAGACCATGTGGGAGCAAAAGAAACTGTTCCCCAACGCCGACTTCTACCATGCCTCGGCGTACCACTTCATGGGCATCCCGACCAAGCTGTTCACCCCGATCTTCGTCTGCTCGCGCCTGACCGGCTGGGCAGCGCACGTGTTCGAACAGCGCGCCAACAACCGCATCATCCGTCCGAGCGCCGAGTATGTCGGCGTCGAACAGCGCAAGTTCGTGCCGATCGAACAGCGCTGACCGGGGAGGGCGCCGGTACAGGCGCCCCCTCTTTGAAACTACCGTGACCGAGTCCTGACCGATGAACACAGAATTTCGCAAGAACCTGCCCGGCACGCCGCTGGATTTTTTCGACGTCCGTGCGGCTGTCGATGCGATCCAGCCCGGCAGCTACGACACCCTGCCGTACACCTCTCGCGTGCTGGCGGAAAACCTCGTGCGTCGCTGCGACCCGGCCACGCTCACTGATTCCCTGAAACAGCTGATCGAGCGCAAACGCGACCTCGACTTCCCGTGGTTCCCGGCCCGCGTGGTGTGCCACGACATTCTTGGCCAGACCGCGCTGGTGGATCTGGCCGGCCTGCGTGACGCGATTGCCCAGCAGGGCGGCGACCCGGCGCAGGTCAACCCGGTGGTGCCGACGCAACTGATCGTCGACCACTCGCTGGCGGTGGAAGCGGGCGGTTTTGACAAGCAGGCGTTCGAGAAGAACCGCGCCATCGAAGACCGTCGCAACGAAGACCGTTTCCACTTCATCAACTGGACCAAGAAGGCGTTCAAGAACGTCGACGTGATCCCGCCGGGCAACGGCATCATGCACCAGATCAACCTGGAGAAAATGTCTCCGGTGATTCAGGTGCGTGACGGCGTGGCGTTCCCGGACACCTGCGTCGGCACCGACAGCCACACCCCGCATGTCGATGCGCTGGGCGTGATTGCCATTGGTGTCGGTGGTCTCGAAGCCGAGAGCGTGATGCTCGGCCGCGCGTCGTGGATGCGCCTGCCGGAAAGCGTCGGCGTCGAACTGACCGGCAAGCTGCAACCGGGCATCACCGCCACCGACATGGTGCTGGCGTTGACCGAGTACCTGCGCAAACAAAAAGTGGTCGGCGCGTGGCTGGAGTTCTTCGGCGAAGGCGCTTCCGCGCTGACCCTCGGCGACCGTGCGACCATCTCCAACATGGCCCCGGAATACGGCGCCACGGCGGCGATGTTTTACATCGACCAGCAGACCATCGACTACCTGAAACTCACTGGTCGCGAAGACCAGCAAGTGCAGCTCGTCGAGCAATACGCCAAGCAGATCGGTCTGTGGGCTGACAGCCTGAAAGGCGCGCAATACGAGCGCGGCCTGACCTTCGATCTGTCCTCGGTCGTGCGCAACATGGCCGGCCCGAGCAACCCGCACGCCCGTGTGGCGGTGTCGGATCTGGCGGCCAAAGGCATCTCCGGAAAATGGGAAGACGTACCCGGCCAAATGCCCGACGGCGCGGTAATCATCGCCGCCATCACCAGCTGCACCAACACCAGCAACCCGCGCAACGTGATCGCCGCCGGCCTGCTGGCGCGCAACGCCAACCAGCTCGGGCTGACCCGCAAACCCTGGGTCAAGTCGTCGCTGGCGCCGGGCTCGAAAACCGTGGCGCTGTACCTCGATGAAGCGGGGCTGACCACGGAGCTGGAGCAACTCGGTTTCGGCGTCGTCGCCTTTGCCTGCACCACCTGCAACGGCATGTCCGGCGCGCTGGATCCGGTGATTCAGCAAGAAATCATCGACCGTGATCTGTACGCCACCGCTGTGCTGTCCGGTAACCGCAACTTCGACGGCCGGATTCACCCGTACGCCAAGCAGGCGTTCCTCGCTTCGCCGCCGCTGGTGGTGGCCTACGCGATTGCCGGCACCATCCGTTTCGACATTGAAAAAGACGTGCTCGGCGTGGTCGACGGCAAGGAAATCCTCCTGAAGGACATCTGGCCGAGCGACGAAGAAATCGACGCGGTGGTGAAGTCCTCGGTGAAGCCGGAGCAGTTCCGTCAGGTCTACATCCCGATGTTCGCCATCCATGAAGACACCGGCCCGAAAGTCACGCCGCTGTACGACTGGCGCGAAATGAGCACCTACATCCGCCGTCCGCCGTACTGGGAAGGCGCGCTGGCCGGGGCACGTCCGCTCAAAGGCATGCGCCCGCTGGCGGTGCTGCCGGACAACATCACCACCGATCACCTGTCGCCGTCGAACGCAATCATGCTCGACAGCGCCGCCGGCGAATACCTGGCGAAAATGGGCCTGCCGGAAGAGGACTTCAACTCTTACGCGACCCACCGTGGCGACCACTTGACCGCGCAGCGCGCGACGTTTGCCAACCCGAAACTGTTCAACGAAATGGTCGTGGAAAACGGCAAGGTCAAACAGGGTTCGCTGGCGCGTGTGGAGCCGGAAGGCAAAGTGATGCGCATGTGGGAAGCCATCGAAACCTACATGGAGCGCAAGCAGCCGCTGATCATCATCGCCGGCGCCGACTACGGTCAGGGTTCGTCCCGTGACTGGGCAGCCAAAGGCGTGCGTCTGGCGGGAGTGGAAGCGATTGCCGCCGAAGGTTTCGAGCGCATTCACCGCACCAACCTGGTGGGCATGGGCGTGTTGCCGCTTGAGTTCAAACCGGGCACCGACCGCAAGACCTTGGGCATCGACGGCAGCGAAACCTACGACGTGATCGGCGACCGCAAGCCACGCGCTGACCTGACGCTGGTGATCCATCGCAAGAACGGCGAACGCGTCGAAGTGCCGGTGACCTGCCGCCTCGACACCGCCGAAGAAGTGTCGATCTACGAGGCCGGCGGCGTGCTGCAACGCTTCGCCCAGGACTTCCTCGAAGAGTCGGCGGTTGCCGTTTAAATCAATCGATGTGGGCATGGGACTTCAAGTCCCATGCTTTCGTTAAGGAGCACCATGGCTCACGCACCGCAAATAAAGATCCCCGCCACCTACATGCGCGGCGGCACCAGCAAAGGCGTGTTTTTCAGTCTCAAGGATCTGCCCGAAGCGGCGCAGATTCCCGGCCCGACCCGCGATGCGCTGTTGCTGCGGGTAATCGGCAGCCCCGACCCGTACGACAAACAGATCGACGGCATGGGCGGCGCCACGTCGAGCACCAGCAAAACCGTGATCCTGTCGAAAAGCATCAAGGCCGATCACGACGTCGATTACCTGTTCGGTCAGGTGTCCATCGACAAGCCATTTGTGGACTGGAGCGGCAACTGCGGCAACCTGTCGGCAGCGGTCGGTTCGTTCGCCATCAGCAACGGCCTGGTGGACGCCAGCCGCATTCCGCACAACGGCGTGGCGGTGGTTCGCGTGTGGCAGGCCAATATCGGCAAAACGATCATTGCCCACGTGCCGATCACCAATGGCGAAGTCCAGGAAACCGGTGATTTCGAACTCGACGGCGTGACCTTTCCGGCCGCCGAAGTACAGGTCGAATTCATGGACCCGGCGGCGGAAGAAGAGGGCGGCGGTGGCTCGATGTTCCCCACCGGCAACCTGATCGATGAGCTGGAAGTGCCGGGCGTCGGTACGTTCAAGGCGACCATGATCAACGCGGGTATCCCGACGATCTTCGTCAATGCCGAAGACATCGGTTACACCGGCACCGAACTGCAGAGCGCGATCAACAGCGATCCGAAAGCCTTGCAGATGTTCGAGACCATTCGTGCCTACGGTGCGTTGCGCATGGGGCTGATTTCCAATCTGGATGAAGCGGCCAAGCGTCAGCACACGCCGAAAGTGGCCTTCGTCGCCAAACCTGCGGATTACGTGGCGTCCAGTGGCAAGGCGATTGCCGCCGGGGATGTGGATCTGTTGGTGCGGGCGTTGTCGATGGGCAAGTTGCACCACGCGATGATGGGAACCGCCGCAGTGGCGATCGGCACCGCCGCAGCCATCTCCGGCACCTTGGTGAACCTGGCGGCCGGCGGCGTAGAGCGCAATGCCGTGCGGTTCGGGCATCCCTCCGGAACCCTGCGCGTGGGGGCTGAGGCCAGCCTTGAAAGCGGCGAATGGGTTGTGAAGAAAGCGATCATGAGCCGTAGTGCGCGGGTACTGATGGAAGGTTTCGTCCGCGTGCCTGGAGATTCGTTCTAACGCACAGTCGCTGAGAGCGAACCTGATCGCTCTCAGCGCTTTACGCATTTCAATAACAAGAAAAATTAGCCCTGAACCGAGGTCCCATCAACGAACCACTTTCAAGAGTGAATCGAACATGAGCGCCAACGTCGACCTGAACAACCGCCCCGACTACGACCGTGTCCTGCAGGACATCGCCGATTATGTCCTCACCTACAAGATCGAATCTGCCGAAGCCCTCGACACCGCCCGCAACTGCCTGATGGACACGCTGGGCTGCGGCCTGCTGGCTCTGCGTTTCCCCGAATGCACCAAACACCTTGGCCCCATCGTTGAAGGCACTGTCGTGCCGTTCGGCGCGCGAGTCCCCGGCACCTCCTATCGCCTCGACCCGGTAAAAGCCGCGTGGGACATCGGCTGCATCGTGCGCTGGCTGGATTACAACGACACCTGGCTCGCCGCCGAATGGGGGCATCCGTCGGACAACCTCGGCGGGATTCTTGCGGTGGCCGATCACTTGTCGCAAAAGCGTCTGGCCAATGGCGAGGCGCCGCTGACGGTGCGCGATGTGCTTGAAGCAATGATCATGGCCCACGAGATTCAGGGCGTGATCGCGCTGGAAAACTCCTTCAACCGTGTAGGCCTCGACCACGTGATTCTGGTGAAAGTGGCTTCAACGGCGGTTGTCGCCAAACTCATGGGCGCCAATCGCGAGCAACTGTTGTCGGCGTTGTCCCATGCGTTTGCTGACGGTCAGGCGTTGCGCACTTACCGCCATGCGCCGAATGCCGGTTCACGTAAATCCTGGGCGGCGGGGGATGCGTCCAGTCGTGGCGTGCGTCTGGCGGATATCGCGATGCGCGGCGAAATGGGGATTCCCGGTGTGCTGACGGCAAAACAGTGGGGTTTCTACGACGTGTTGTTCAGCCACACCAACAACGATCTGGCGCTCAAGCCTGAAGACAAGCGTGCCTTCAGCTTCTCGCGACCCTTCGGCAGTTACGTGATGGAAAACGTGCTGTTCAAGATCAGCTTCCCCGCCGAATTCCACGCGCAAACCGCCTGCGAAGCCGCCGTGATCCTGCATCCGCAGGTGCGCAATCGTCTGCATGAAATCGATCGGATCGTCATCACCACCCACGAATCGGCGATCCGCATCATTTCCAAGGTCGGGCCGCTGGCCAACGCCGCCGACCGCGACCACTGCATCCAGTACATGACCGCCGTGCCGCTGGCGTTCGGCAATCTGGTGGCGGAGCAGTACGAAGACGATTTCCATGCGGCCCATCCGGTCATCGATGTGCTGCGCGAAAAAATGGTTATCGTCGAAGAGCCGCGTTTCACCCGCGAATACCTCGAAGCCGACAAACGCTCGATTGCCAACGCGGTGCAGGTGTTTTTCAAGGACGGTTCCAGCACCGAAAACGTGGTGGTGGAATACCCGATCGGTCACCGTCGGCGCCGGGCCGAGGGCATTCCGTTGCTGGAGGACAAGTTCAGGGCGAACCTGGCCACGCGTTTCACCGGCCAGCGCAGCGCCGAGATCCTTGCGCTGTGCAAGGATCAGGCGCGGCTTGAGGCGACGCCGGTGAACCGTTTTGTTGACTTGTTCGTGATCTGAATCGCCGGGATGGTCGAGGGCTACAGGCTGCCCTCGACGTCCTCCAGGCTGAATGTCTCCGTATGGTCGTCGTAAGAGAAAATCTCCGCGTAACGGCCCCAGGCAATCACGATCTCCAGGTTTTTCTCGACGAAGGCTTCGGTCAGCGAATCTTCCAGCTCCTGCTCGAAACGCACCCGTGGCGCCCGGTGGCCATTGCGTTCCAGCAACACCTGGCGGATGCGTGCGGCCAGCGGTATGTAACGGATCAGATGTTCAGCAAACAGGGTCTTGCGTTCCTGGGTGCCGTAGTCCGCAAACAGTTTGCCGGCGTCGGTCAGGGTGATGTCGGCGCCCTTGAGTTCGGCGAAGCCCAGGTATTCGAGCATCTCGGCCACCGGAAACAGGTCGTCCACTTCCAGCAAGCGCCGCTCGGCCACGGTGGGCAGGCCGGCGTGGCCGTTGTAGGGTTCGGCCGCGAGGGTTTCGATCAGGCCGGCCATCAGGTTGGTGGACACTTCCTGCAACGGGCTGCTGATCTTCAGCTCGGGTTTGCCGCTGCTGGCGTCGGCGCTGCGGCGGTCGGTCATCTGCGCGTAAATGTCATCGACCATCTGCCGGAAGGCCGGGTCCAGACGATTGCGCGGATGGGCGAAGGGCACCTTGATTTCCGCCACCAGCCGCCCGGGGTTGGACGACAGCACCAGAATGCGGTCGCACATCAGCACCGCTTCTTCGATGTTGTGGGTCACGATCAGGATCGATTTGATCGGCAGTTGCTTGCCGCTCCACAGGTCCAGCAGGTCGTTTCTCAGGGTTTCGGCGGTCAACACGTCCAGTGCCGAGAAGGGCTCGTCCATCAACAGCAGTGTCGGGTTGACCACCAGCCCGCGAGCGAACCCCACGCGCTGGCGCATGCCGCCGGACAATTCGCGAGGGTAGGCGTTTTCGAAACCGTCCAGGCCGATCAGGTCGATGGCGGCCAAGGCACGCTTGCGCGCTTCCTTGCGTTCGACTTGCAGGGCTTGCAGGCCGGCTTCGACGTTTTCCAGCACGGTCAGCCACGGGAACAGCGCAAAGGTCTGGAACACCATGGCCACGCCTTCGGCCGGGCCGTCCAGCGGTTTGCCGTGATACAGGACTTCGCCGGACGAAGGCTCGATCAGGCCCGCGATGATCCGCAGCAGGGTCGATTTGCCCGAGCCGGAGCGGCCGAGCATGCCGACGATCTCGCCTTCGTGCAGGGCCAGGTCGACCCCGCTGAGCACTTGCAGCTCGTCCTTGCCCTTGCCAAACACCCGGTTGACGTTGGTGAGCGAGTAGATTTCGGGTGTGGCGCCAGCGTGTTCGGTAAAGGTATTCATCACATCGAATCCCGTCAGTTCAGGCGAAGTTTGTTTTCGGCCATGGCGTACATCGGCCGCCAGACCAAGCGATTGAAGGCCACGACAAAGAACGACATCACCACCACGCCGAGGGTGATTTTCGGGAAGTCACCGGCAGCCGTGGTTTGCGCGATGTAGGCGCCGAGGCCGTGGGCGACGACCTTGTCCTGCCCCCAGGACACGAATTCGGAAACGATGCTGGCGTTCCACGCACCGCCCGAGGCGGTGATGGCGCCGGTCACGTAATACGGGAAGATCCCCGGCAGCATGACCTTGCGCCACCACAGCCAGCCGCGAATGCGGAAGTTGGCGGCGGCTTCCTTGAAATCATTGGGGAAGGCGCTGGCCCCGGCGATCACGTTGAACAGGATGTACCACTGGGTGCCGAGCACGATCAGCGGACTGAGCCAGATGTCCGGGTTCAACTGGTAACGCAGGATCACAATGACGAACACCGGGAACAGCAGGTTCGCCGGGAACGCCGCGAGGAACTGCGCCAGCGGCTGGATCTTTTCTGCCAATGCCGGTCGCAGGCCGATCATCACGCCCAGCGGCACCCAGATCAGCGAGGCGATGAAGATCAACCCGGCCACTCGCAGCAGGGTAAACAACCCCATCAACAACACATGCCCGACCTCGGCCAACGTTACTTCGGTGCCGACGTACAGCGCGATGTGGTAGAGCGCATAGGCGGTCAGCAACCCGATAAACGAGCCCCAGATCCAGTCAATCGCCTTGGTGGTGGCGGGGCTTTCCGAGGCCATGGCCTTGCGCGCCGAACGCGGCAAGCTCAGGCGCATGTTGCCGAGCCGGCTGATGACGCGGGTGACGGGGCGCAAAATGCGCTGGATCAACCGGGTGCGCTGGATCAGATTCAGTACCCAGGACTCCGGCGCGGCGGTCTGCGATGCGGTGTTTTCCATGCGGAACTTGTCGGCCCACGCCACCAGCGGGCGGAACAGGAACTGGTCATAGATCAGGATGACCACGACCATCGTCAGGATGACGTAGCCCACCGCGTGCATGTCTTTTTGCGCGATGGCCATGGCCAGGAACGAACCGATCCCCGGCAGGGTGATGGTCTGGTCGCCGACGGTGATCGCTTCGGACGCCACCACGAAAAACCAGCCGCCGGACATGCTCATCATCATGTTCCAGACCAGTCCGGGCATGGCGAAGGGCACGTCGAGCTTCCAGAATTTCTGCCAGCCGGACAGTTGCAGGTTGGTCGATACCTCCACCAGATCCCGCGGCAGCATGCGCAGCGACTGGTAGAAGCTGAAGGTCATGTTCCATGCCTGGCTGGTGAAAATGGCAAAGATCGCGGCGAGTTCCGCGCCTAGCACCCGTCCTGGAAACAACAATAGAAAGAAGGTCACGGTGAAAGAGATGTAACCCAGCACGGGCACCGATTGCAGGATGTCCAGCACCGGCACCAACAGTTTTTCGGCCCGACGGCTTTTCGCCGCCAAGGTGCCGTAGAGCAGGGTGAACACCAGTGCCGCGACCATCGCCGCGAGCATGCGCAGGGTGGTGCGCATGGCATATTCGGGCAGGTTGCTTGGGTCCAGGGACACCACTTCACTTTGCAGGGAGCCGATCGGGGCCCAGGTTTCCCGGGCACCGATGGAGAAAAACAGCAAAAAGCCGATCACCAGCGGCAGGGCGATCAAGTCCCAGCGATTGGGCAGCAGGCGCCGTGTCGTGGCCGGGATGTAGTGACGGAACACTTTATTCATAAGCAGTGAGTCCTGCAGCGTTCTGAATGGAGGCGCGGCTGTCTGAGCGTAGCTTCTGTCTGCATTGCGCACCCGGGAACGAGCGGGCGCTCAATCCATGACTTCAAGCAGGAAGTGGATGCTGCGGACCCGGTGAATTCGCCGGGTCGAGAGGGTTGGCGCATCCGGTTTCGGGCCGGATACGCAACTTGCGCGGATTGTATATTTCGGAATGTTACAGGGGCGTAAAAAACACCGCCCGCGAGGACTTTGCGTTAGTTCATTCAGCGTGCGTACAGGTTGAGGAGCCTGGGGGTTACTTGAACCGCCGCTCCACACCTTTTTCCACCAGGATCTTCGCCGAAATCTCTTCCACCGAAAAATGCGTGGAGTTGATGTGCGGGATGTTCTCGCGGCGGAACAGGTTCTCCACTTCGCGGACTTCGAATTCGCACTGGGCGTAGCTCGAATAGCGGCTGTTGGGCTTGCGCTCGTTGCGGATCGCGGTGAGGCGGTCCGGGTCGATAGTCAGGCCGAACAGCTTGTGCTGGTGGGCGCGCAGGGCAGCCGGCAGTTGCAGGCGTTCCATGTCGTCTTCGGTCAGCGGATAGTTGGCCGCGCGGATGCCGAACTGCATCGCCATGTACAGACACGTCGGCGTCTTACCACAACGCGACACGCCCACTAGTATCAGGTCGGCCTTGTCGTAATAGTGGGTGCGGGCGCCGTCGTCGTTGTCGAGGGCGAAGTTCACCGCCTCGATCCGCTCCATGTAATTGGAGTTATGACCGATCGAATGGGATTTGCCGACGGTGTAGGAAGAATGCTCGGTCAGTTCCTGCTCGAGCGGGGCGAGGAAGGTCGAGAAGATGTCGATCATGAAACCATTGGAGGTTGCGAGAATCTCACGAATGTCCTGATTGACGATGGTGTCGAAGATGATCGGCCGGAAACCGTCGGTTTCAGCGGCTTTGTCGATTTGTTGTACCATGGCCCGCGCTTTTTCCACGCTGTCGATGTAGGGCCGCGTGAATTTGCTGAAGGTAATGTTTTCGAACTGCGCCAGAAGGCTTTGACCCAGGGTTTCGGCGGTGATGCCGGTGCCATCGGAGATAAAGAAAGCAGATCGTTTCATTTGCACCTTGGGCCTTAAGCTAGTGACGAATCTTGGATATGATAGGCGCGATTTGCCGGCCGCCATTGGCCCGCATTCTCACTTATTTTCCAGGTCCAGGCCATACAGCCGGCCAACGCTCCCCCGAGCCGCCGGTTTCTGAGCTTTTCCAACACAGTTAGTGGAGAGATCACCTTGGTAGAGTACGTAGTTTCCCTCGATAAGCTCGGCAAACACGATGTTGAGCATGTGGGGGGCAAGAACGCATCCCTGGGCGAGATGATCAGTAACCTGGCCGGTGCCGGTGTTTCGGTCCCCGGCGGCTTCGCCACGACGGCGCAGGCCTATCGCGACTTCCTGGAACTGAGCGGTCTGAACGATCAGATCCACAAGGCCCTCGATGCCCTGGACGTCGATGACGTCAATGCCCTGGCCAAGACCGGCGCCCAGATCCGCCAATGGATCATGGAAGCCGAATTCCCTGAAAAACTGAATGCCGAGATCCGCACCGCGTTCGCCGCGCTGTCGGCCGGCAATCCTGACGTGGCCGTGGCCGTGCGTTCCTCCGCCACCGCCGAAGACTTGCCGGACGCTTCGTTCGCCGGTCAGCAGGAAACCTTCCTGAACATCCGTGGCGTTGAGAACGTCATTCGCGCGGCCAAGGAAGTGTTCGCTTCCCTGTTCAACGACCGTGCCATTTCCTACCGCGTGCACCAGGGCTTCGACCACAAACTGGTCGCCCTGTCGGCCGGCGTGCAGCGCATGGTGCGTTCGGAAACCGGCACCGCCGGCGTGATGTTCACCCTCGATACCGAATCCGGCTTCCGTGACGTGGTGTTCATCACCGGCGCCTACGGCCTGGGCGAAACCGTCGTACAAGGCGCGGTGAACCCGGACGAGTTCTATGTCCACAAGGGCACGCTGGAGGCCGGTCGTCCGGCGATTCTGCGCCGCAACCTGGGCAGCAAGGCCATCAAGATGATCTACGGCGACGAGGCCAAGGCCGGTCGTTCCGTGAAAACCGTTGATGTCGACAAGGCCGAGCGTGCGCGTTTCTGCCTGACCGACGCTGAAGTCAGCGAACTGGCCAAGCAGGCGATGATCATCGAGAAGCACTACGGCTGCCCGATGGACATCGAGTGGGCCAAGGACGGTGACGACGGCAAGCTGTACATCGTGCAGGCCCGTCCGGAAACCGTGAAGAGCCGCACTCAGGCCAACGTCATGGAACGTTACCTGTTGAAAGAAACCGGCACCGTGCTGGTGGAAGGCCGTGCCATCGGCCAGCGCATCGGCGCCGGCAAGGTGCGGATCATCCGCGACGTGTCCGAGATGGACAAAGTCCAGCCGGGCGACGTGCTGGTCTCCGACATGACCGACCCGGACTGGGAACCGGTCATGAAGCGCGCCAGCGCCATCGTTACCAACCGCGGCGGCCGTACCTGCCACGCGGCGATCATCGCCCGTGAACTGGGGATTCCAGCCGTTGTAGGTTGCGGCAACGCCACCCAGCTATTGAAAGATGGCCAGGGCGTGACCGTGTCCTGCGCCGAAGGCGACACCGGTTACATCTTCGAAGGCGAACTGGGCTTCGACATCAAGAAGAACTCCGTCGACGCCATGCCGGAGCTGCCGTTCAAGATCATGATGAACGTCGGCAACCCGGACCGCGCCTTCGATTTCGCGCAACTGCCGAACGCCGGTGTGGGCCTGGCCCGTCTGGAATTCATCATCAACCGCATGATCGGCGTCCACCCGAAAGCGCTGTTGAACTACGACGGCCTGCCGCAGGAAATCAAGGACAGCGTCGACAAGCGCATCGCCGGTTACGACGATCCGGTCGGCTTCTATGTCGAAAAACTGGTTGAAGGCATCAGCACCCTGGCGGCGGCGTTCGCACCGAAGAAGGTCATCGTGCGTCTGTCGGACTTCAAGTCCAACGAATACGCCAACCTGATCGGCGG from Pseudomonas allokribbensis encodes the following:
- a CDS encoding AAA-associated domain-containing protein, which translates into the protein MNTFTEHAGATPEIYSLTNVNRVFGKGKDELQVLSGVDLALHEGEIVGMLGRSGSGKSTLLRIIAGLIEPSSGEVLYHGKPLDGPAEGVAMVFQTFALFPWLTVLENVEAGLQALQVERKEARKRALAAIDLIGLDGFENAYPRELSGGMRQRVGFARGLVVNPTLLLMDEPFSALDVLTAETLRNDLLDLWSGKQLPIKSILIVTHNIEEAVLMCDRILVLSSNPGRLVAEIKVPFAHPRNRLDPAFRQMVDDIYAQMTDRRSADASSGKPELKISSPLQEVSTNLMAGLIETLAAEPYNGHAGLPTVAERRLLEVDDLFPVAEMLEYLGFAELKGADITLTDAGKLFADYGTQERKTLFAEHLIRYIPLAARIRQVLLERNGHRAPRVRFEQELEDSLTEAFVEKNLEIVIAWGRYAEIFSYDDHTETFSLEDVEGSL
- the prpD gene encoding 2-methylcitrate dehydratase, which encodes MSANVDLNNRPDYDRVLQDIADYVLTYKIESAEALDTARNCLMDTLGCGLLALRFPECTKHLGPIVEGTVVPFGARVPGTSYRLDPVKAAWDIGCIVRWLDYNDTWLAAEWGHPSDNLGGILAVADHLSQKRLANGEAPLTVRDVLEAMIMAHEIQGVIALENSFNRVGLDHVILVKVASTAVVAKLMGANREQLLSALSHAFADGQALRTYRHAPNAGSRKSWAAGDASSRGVRLADIAMRGEMGIPGVLTAKQWGFYDVLFSHTNNDLALKPEDKRAFSFSRPFGSYVMENVLFKISFPAEFHAQTACEAAVILHPQVRNRLHEIDRIVITTHESAIRIISKVGPLANAADRDHCIQYMTAVPLAFGNLVAEQYEDDFHAAHPVIDVLREKMVIVEEPRFTREYLEADKRSIANAVQVFFKDGSSTENVVVEYPIGHRRRRAEGIPLLEDKFRANLATRFTGQRSAEILALCKDQARLEATPVNRFVDLFVI
- the prpC gene encoding bifunctional 2-methylcitrate synthase/citrate synthase, whose protein sequence is MAEAKVLSGAGLRGQVAGQTALSTVGQAGAGLTYRGYDVRELAADAQFEEVAYLLLYGELPTKAQLAEYQGKLSKLRDLPQALKEVLERIPADAHPMDVMRTGCSFLGNIEPEKDFSEQRDKTDRLLAAFPAIMCYWYRFSHDGKRINCVTDEQSIGGHFLHLLHDEKPSELHVKVMNVSLILYAEHEFNASTFTARVCASTLSDLYSCVTAAIGSLRGPLHGGANEAAMEMIERFSSPEEAIKGTLGMLERKDKIMGFGHAIYKDSDPRNEVIKGWSKKLADEVGDKVLFAVSEAIDKTMWEQKKLFPNADFYHASAYHFMGIPTKLFTPIFVCSRLTGWAAHVFEQRANNRIIRPSAEYVGVEQRKFVPIEQR
- the prpF gene encoding 2-methylaconitate cis-trans isomerase PrpF; amino-acid sequence: MAHAPQIKIPATYMRGGTSKGVFFSLKDLPEAAQIPGPTRDALLLRVIGSPDPYDKQIDGMGGATSSTSKTVILSKSIKADHDVDYLFGQVSIDKPFVDWSGNCGNLSAAVGSFAISNGLVDASRIPHNGVAVVRVWQANIGKTIIAHVPITNGEVQETGDFELDGVTFPAAEVQVEFMDPAAEEEGGGGSMFPTGNLIDELEVPGVGTFKATMINAGIPTIFVNAEDIGYTGTELQSAINSDPKALQMFETIRAYGALRMGLISNLDEAAKRQHTPKVAFVAKPADYVASSGKAIAAGDVDLLVRALSMGKLHHAMMGTAAVAIGTAAAISGTLVNLAAGGVERNAVRFGHPSGTLRVGAEASLESGEWVVKKAIMSRSARVLMEGFVRVPGDSF
- the acnD gene encoding Fe/S-dependent 2-methylisocitrate dehydratase AcnD, with the protein product MNTEFRKNLPGTPLDFFDVRAAVDAIQPGSYDTLPYTSRVLAENLVRRCDPATLTDSLKQLIERKRDLDFPWFPARVVCHDILGQTALVDLAGLRDAIAQQGGDPAQVNPVVPTQLIVDHSLAVEAGGFDKQAFEKNRAIEDRRNEDRFHFINWTKKAFKNVDVIPPGNGIMHQINLEKMSPVIQVRDGVAFPDTCVGTDSHTPHVDALGVIAIGVGGLEAESVMLGRASWMRLPESVGVELTGKLQPGITATDMVLALTEYLRKQKVVGAWLEFFGEGASALTLGDRATISNMAPEYGATAAMFYIDQQTIDYLKLTGREDQQVQLVEQYAKQIGLWADSLKGAQYERGLTFDLSSVVRNMAGPSNPHARVAVSDLAAKGISGKWEDVPGQMPDGAVIIAAITSCTNTSNPRNVIAAGLLARNANQLGLTRKPWVKSSLAPGSKTVALYLDEAGLTTELEQLGFGVVAFACTTCNGMSGALDPVIQQEIIDRDLYATAVLSGNRNFDGRIHPYAKQAFLASPPLVVAYAIAGTIRFDIEKDVLGVVDGKEILLKDIWPSDEEIDAVVKSSVKPEQFRQVYIPMFAIHEDTGPKVTPLYDWREMSTYIRRPPYWEGALAGARPLKGMRPLAVLPDNITTDHLSPSNAIMLDSAAGEYLAKMGLPEEDFNSYATHRGDHLTAQRATFANPKLFNEMVVENGKVKQGSLARVEPEGKVMRMWEAIETYMERKQPLIIIAGADYGQGSSRDWAAKGVRLAGVEAIAAEGFERIHRTNLVGMGVLPLEFKPGTDRKTLGIDGSETYDVIGDRKPRADLTLVIHRKNGERVEVPVTCRLDTAEEVSIYEAGGVLQRFAQDFLEESAVAV